The sequence GCCGTCACCGGTGAAGGCTCGCATATCCTGAAAATCAAAACCCAATCCACCGCCACTCTTGAAAAACTTCTCTCGCGCATTCAATCCTGGCCGGGCGTAAAAAACACCCGCACCAGCGTCGTTCTCTCGAGTCCCAAAGAAGAAACCGTTGTCACACTTGTGCATTTGGAGCAGGCACCCTCTGCGGAATAAGATGCCGCCTTTGTGACTGCGTAAGAAAGCCACACGCGGATGCGAGATGAGTTCACTTTTTTGCTTTCGGCGCGACTCCCAGAATCTTCTTCATCCCCGCCTCATCAACATTCAATAATCCCACACCCGGCAAACGCGGTGTCAATTCCGCCCAATTTGGATCGCCGGCAAAAACTTTTTTGAACAGCGGCAGTGATTCCTCCAGGCGGCCGGCGTTGACCAGCGAGGTTGCCGTCCAATAAGCCATCTCGAGATTGTCCGGCATCATTTTTTGCGCGGCGCCGTATTCTGCCAGCGCTTTTTCCATGTCATTGTGTTCCACCGCGAGATCGCCGGCGTTCATGTGCTGATAAGCGCGATGCACGTGCACCAGCCGCCGCAATTCCATCAGCGGCTCGGGATGATCTTCGACGCGCAATTCCATCACGCGATCGGCCCACGGCCGGCCGGTGCTCGTTCCGCTCACAATCAAAATTGCAGCGGATTGCTTGCCGCGAATGTCGCCGCCCACGGCCTGCGCGGCATCCATCGCCGCCAGCATTTTGTCGGTAAGATCTCCGGAAGTTTTTTGATACGCCTCCTTCATCGCCGGCCAGACCTTGTCGTTCAACATGAGATTGGCTTGCACGGAAAACTTTTCGCCGACATAATGCCCGGCCGCCGGGATGCACTTGCTGCCGGTGTGCGCCGCAACATTGCCTTGTGCGTCGATCATGGCCACTTGCCGCACCGCCTCACCGGGATCAGAGGCAATGATCGCGGCCAGCGCTTGCTTTGCGTTTTTGCCCGCGCGCATTAACTGCAAACCGAGCGGGCCGTAGGCGGGATCGATAAACGATTGCGTGGCCACCGCGCCCACGCCCGCTTCCGCCCACGTGACCAGCGAGCCAACAGAAAACCAATGTGATTGCACGGCCACGCCCATGTGACCCGTGGCCGGATCACGCGCAACGATGGAATAAGTATGCACCGGCCGGGATGTTTCTTGCGCGAAAGCTGAGGCCGCAAGTAAAACGGCAAAGGCAGCACAGAAAATGCGTTGGGACATGATACTCTTCCTCCTTTACACTGAAGTTAGATTTTCGAGCGCAGATTGGCGCTTCGCGTGCTGTGGGCGAATATAGGATTTATTTTTTTAGACGCAAATCCACTCAACAGAAGTCTTTGGATTGCGAACAAAAAGTTTGTACAATCTTGTGAAAATCAAATTCAGAAAAAGCGAAAAATGGCCTTAACCCGTCAAATTCACCAATACCCCAACTCATTTCACGAAGGGAGCATATATGCGATTCCTGTCGCGAAGCTTGTTGATTCTCGTGTTGCTCAACCTGCCGGCGCGCAGCCAAACATTTGCAACGCAAGACAGCATCTTGCAAAAAATCTGGCATGAAGCCCAAAAGAATTCACACTTGGAAAAGCTGGCGCACGAGTTGTTGGATGTCATCGGGCCACGGCTGACGGGCACGCCGCAAATGCAAAAGGCGCATGACTGGGCGGTGGCGACCTACACCGGTTGGGGCATCGCAGCGCGCAACGAGCAATGGGGCAAATGGCTCGGCTGGGAGCGCGGCATCACACACATTGATTTGCTCTCGCCGCGCGTGCGCACGCTGGAAGGCACGATGCTGGCGTGGAGTCCCGGCACGTCGAAGAACGGCATTCAGGCAGGAACAATTATTCTGGCGCAGGCAGCGGACTCAGTGGCGTTTCAGCAATGGCTGCCCAACGTCAAGGGCAAATTCGTCTTGATTTCGATGCTGCACCCCACCGGCCGCCCGGATAAAGATTGGGAAGAATTCGCGACCAAGGAATCCTTCGATAAAATGAAAGTTGAGCGTGATACGTTGCGCTCGCAATGGCAGGCGCGCCTCAAAAAAACCGGCCTCGATGCCAAGAAACTTGCGCTGGCGTTGGAAGCCGCGGGCGCAGCAGGCCTCATCGCTTCGAACTGGTCAAACGGCTATGGCGTGAACAAAATTTTTGGCGCGAATACCAAGAAAATCCCCACGATTGATTTGAGCCTGGAAGACTATGGCTTGGTTTATCGCCTGACAGAGAACGGCGCCAATCCCCGCATTCGCCTGGTGGCTGAAGCAAAATTCACCGGCGAAACGCCGGCATATAATACGCTCGGCGAATTGCGCGGCGGCGCAAAAAGCGATGAGTATGTCATGCTCTCCGCACATTTCGATTCCTGGGATGCCGCCTCGGGCGCGACCGACAATGGCTCGGGCACGATTCTCATGATGGAGGCGATGCGCATTCTTAAAAAAGTTTATCCGAATCCCAAGCGCACCATTCTCGCCGGACATTGGGGCAGTGAAGAGCAGGGCTTGAACGGCTCTCGCGCGTTTGTGAAAGATCATCCCGAGATCGTGGCAAAGCTGCAAGCGTTGTTCAATCAGGATAACGGCACGGGACGCATCGAACGCATGTCCGGTTCGGGCTACATCGATGCCGGCGAGTCGCTGGCGCGCTGGCTGGCGCGCGTGCCGAGCGAGGTGACGGATCATATCAAGTTTGATTTTGCCGGTATGCCGGCCGGCGGCGGCTCGGATCATGCCGCTTTTGTCGCGCTGGGCGCGCCGGGTTTTAGTCTGGGCGCGAACCGGTGGAACTACGGCATCTACACCTGGCACACCAATCGCGATACTTACGACAAACTCGTTTTTGACGATTTGAGAAACAATGTCGTGTTGGTGGCTTCGCTGGTTTATTTGGCCTCGGAAGATGAAACGTTCGTGGGCCGTACCAAACGCGAGATGCCAATCGACGAGAAAACCGGCAAACCGCGCGCTTGGCCGGCAGCGAGAGAAGCCGAGCGCGCCGGCAGGCTGGAAGAGGAGAAGAAGTGATTAATGATGAATCAGATTGAGGATAGAGGATTGAAGAGTGATGATTGTTTGAGCATTCCGCTTTGATCTTCAACCTTGGCGCAGCACACGGCTGTCATCCAGAAAGAATATTGTGAAGTTGCAGGCAGATTGCAGGTTACTTCACAAGATCCTTTCTGGATGACATTCCGAATGAACTAATGAAGGCAACAGCATACTAACTGCGCTCAAAAATCTCCTTCGCAATGATCAACCGCTGAATCTGGCTGGTGCCTTCATAGATTTGGAAAATCTTTGCGTCACGCATGAGCTTTTCCACGGGATACTCGCGCGAGAAGCCATAGCCGCCGAACACTTGCACGGCGTCGGTGGCCACGCGCATGGCAGTGTCGGCAGCGGCGCATTTGGCGTACGCGGCTTGCAGGGTGTTGCGTTTGCCTTGATCGATGGTCCAGGCCGCCAGCCAGGTGAGCAAACGCGCGGCTTCAATGTCACGCGCCATGTCGGCAATCATGAAACTCACGCCCTCGTGAGCAGCCAGCGGTACACCGAAGGTCTTTCTTTCTTTGGCATAGTTCGCAGCATGCTCCATCGCGGCGCGCGCCAGGCCAACGGCCATTGACGCAACCACTGGCCGCGAATGATCGAACGCGGCCATCGCCGCTTTCCAGCCATCGCCTTCTTTACCGAGCAAATTCGCAGCGGGGATTTTCACTTCTTCAAAAGTAACGCCGCGCGTGTCCGAGCAACGCTGGCCGAGCTTGGGTTCGTGCTTGCCGATTTTCACGCCCGGCGTGTCTGCCGGTACAATGAAGCCGCTGATGCCCTTATACCCCTTGCTTTGATCGCTGTAGGCAATCACAAAAAACCAGCGCGCGTGTCCGGCGTTGGTGATCCACATTTTCTGACCGTTGATCACGTAATCATTCCCGATTTTTTTCGCCGTGGTTTTGATCGCCTGCACATCGCTGCCTGCGCCGGGTTCGGTGACGGCATAAGAACAGAACGAGAATTCTTCGGTGAGCGGGGCGAGAAATCTTTTTTTCTGATCGTCATTGCCGGCAACAATAACCGGCGCGATTGCGAGTGTGTTGCAGGTCGTGGTCGTGCCCACGCCGGTGCAGCCCCAGCCGATCTCTTCGGAAATTAAACATTCCTCCAAAACGCCCAAGCCCAGCCCGCCATATTCTTTGGGCACATGCACGTTCATCAATCCCAGTTCCCAGGCTTTGCGGCAGACTTCTTCGGGAAATTTTTCATCTTCGTCCAATTGCGCGGCTACGGGGCGGATTTCATTTTGCGCGAATTCGCGCGCCAGGGCGCGGAATTGCTGCTGATCTTCGGAAAGGGAGAAGTCGATCATGGTGTTTACCTCCGGAGTGTGCTTCAAAATAACAGCGGGCGGGCAAAAGTTCCCGGAATGATTCTGTGCGAAAGCGTAACCCGAATGAGCTGGAACCGAAATTTTTGGCCACGGATCAAATCTGATTTGCTCGGAGTTTTAATCTGCGTGAATCTGTGGCAATCTGCGTCCAAAAAACCTTGCTATTTCTGTTTGATCATTTCTTACGCGATGCCAAAAATTTTTCGATAGCTCCAGCCGCCTCCGGCGATTCAAAACACAAGCTCTGCGCATACACTTCATATTTCAACATGGCATCGAGAGATTGCCCATGACTTTGCTGCAAGCCTTTTTTGAGCAGGCGCAGAACCAATGGCGATTTTTCGGCAAGTGATTCAGCCCGTTTCATTGCAGCCGGCAGCAATTCCGCATCCGGAATGATGTGGTTGATGAGATGCAATTTCAAAGCCTCATCGGCGCCAATCATTTCTCCGCTCATCAACAATTCTGCTGCCTTTGCCGGGCCGGTGAGCCGGGGCAAAAAATATGTGCAGCCGAGATCGGGATGCAAGCCAATGCGAATGAATGTGAAGCCGAGGCTTGCGCTTTGCGCCATCAAACGAAAATCACACGCCAGCGTAAGACCCGCGCCGCCGCCGGCAGCCGGGCCGTTGATCGCCGCGATCACCGGCTTCTCGGCGGCGTGAATCATGGTGACGATTTCATTGCCGGATTCTACCAACACACGGCCACGCGCAATGTCCTTGGCCGTAGCCAGTTCGCTCAGATAATGAATATCCGCGCCGGCGCAAAACCCCTTGCCGTTACCGGTGAGAATGACGGCCCGGACCCCGTCGTCATCCAGCAAAGCGCGTAGTGCCGCACAGATTTCCTGCCCCATCTCCGCATCAAACGCATTCAGGCGCTCGGGACGATTGAAGCGGAGGAGGGCGATGGCGTCCTGTTTCTCAATTTGAAGGAATTGGTAGTTCATTCCGTTGATTCGCTTTCAACGTGAAGATGACTCAAAACGGAATATTGGAGTAATGGATTGCTGGAGTGATGAAGCAGAAAACAATCTCATCGATCCAATACTCCACTACTCCAATTCTATGCTCTCTCAACCAGCAACGCAATCCCCAGCCCGCCGCTGATGCACAATGTCGATATGCCGTAACGCGATTTGCGCTTGAGCATCTCATGCACGAGTGTCACGGTGATGCGTGCGCCGGTCGCGCCGATGGGATGGCCCAGCGCGATGGCGCCGCCATTCACGTTCAATTTCGACATGTCGAAATGCAGCTCGCGATCGCATGCCAGCACTTGCGCAGCAAATGCTTCATTCAATTCGATGAGATCAATGTCTTCGAGTTTGAGATTGTGTTTCTTCAGTAGCGCTCGCATCGCCGGCACCGGCCCGATGCCCATGATCGCCGGATCGACGCCCGCAGTGTCATAGCCCACGATGCGCGCCAACACAGGAGAGCTATTTCTTTTTACAAAATCCTCCGTGGCTAGCACCAGCGCCGCAGCGCCATCCACCATGCCCGAGGAATTGCCGGCGTGCACGCTGCCGTCTTTTTTAAACACCGGCGGCAGTTTCGCCAGCGACTCCAGGGTTACGCCGTCACGCGGGTGTTCGTCAGCAGTGATGATCTTCTTTTCACCCTTGCCGGTTGTGAGCTCAACAGGAACGATTTCATCATCAAAGCGATGTGATTTGCGCGCCGCCTCGCAACGACGCTGCGTTTCCATCGCGAAGCGATCTTGTTCCTCGCGCGAAATGTTGTATTGGGTAACGAGGGTCTCAGCGGTTTCGCCCATGATTTGACCGCAGAGCGGACAAAGAAAGCCGTCTTGATACATGCCATCAACGAGCTTCTCGTTGCCGAGGCGATAGCCCCAGCGCGCTTTCATCAGCAAATACGGCACGCGACTCATATTCTCAGCGCCGCCCACGAGAAGGACTTCGGCATCGCCGCATTTGAGTGTTTGCACGGCATTGAGCAACGCGCGCAGACTCGAGCCACACGCTTTGTTGACG is a genomic window of Cytophagia bacterium CHB2 containing:
- a CDS encoding DUF1028 domain-containing protein translates to MSQRIFCAAFAVLLAASAFAQETSRPVHTYSIVARDPATGHMGVAVQSHWFSVGSLVTWAEAGVGAVATQSFIDPAYGPLGLQLMRAGKNAKQALAAIIASDPGEAVRQVAMIDAQGNVAAHTGSKCIPAAGHYVGEKFSVQANLMLNDKVWPAMKEAYQKTSGDLTDKMLAAMDAAQAVGGDIRGKQSAAILIVSGTSTGRPWADRVMELRVEDHPEPLMELRRLVHVHRAYQHMNAGDLAVEHNDMEKALAEYGAAQKMMPDNLEMAYWTATSLVNAGRLEESLPLFKKVFAGDPNWAELTPRLPGVGLLNVDEAGMKKILGVAPKAKK
- a CDS encoding M20/M25/M40 family metallo-hydrolase, with the protein product MRFLSRSLLILVLLNLPARSQTFATQDSILQKIWHEAQKNSHLEKLAHELLDVIGPRLTGTPQMQKAHDWAVATYTGWGIAARNEQWGKWLGWERGITHIDLLSPRVRTLEGTMLAWSPGTSKNGIQAGTIILAQAADSVAFQQWLPNVKGKFVLISMLHPTGRPDKDWEEFATKESFDKMKVERDTLRSQWQARLKKTGLDAKKLALALEAAGAAGLIASNWSNGYGVNKIFGANTKKIPTIDLSLEDYGLVYRLTENGANPRIRLVAEAKFTGETPAYNTLGELRGGAKSDEYVMLSAHFDSWDAASGATDNGSGTILMMEAMRILKKVYPNPKRTILAGHWGSEEQGLNGSRAFVKDHPEIVAKLQALFNQDNGTGRIERMSGSGYIDAGESLARWLARVPSEVTDHIKFDFAGMPAGGGSDHAAFVALGAPGFSLGANRWNYGIYTWHTNRDTYDKLVFDDLRNNVVLVASLVYLASEDETFVGRTKREMPIDEKTGKPRAWPAAREAERAGRLEEEKK
- a CDS encoding acyl-CoA dehydrogenase; protein product: MIDFSLSEDQQQFRALAREFAQNEIRPVAAQLDEDEKFPEEVCRKAWELGLMNVHVPKEYGGLGLGVLEECLISEEIGWGCTGVGTTTTCNTLAIAPVIVAGNDDQKKRFLAPLTEEFSFCSYAVTEPGAGSDVQAIKTTAKKIGNDYVINGQKMWITNAGHARWFFVIAYSDQSKGYKGISGFIVPADTPGVKIGKHEPKLGQRCSDTRGVTFEEVKIPAANLLGKEGDGWKAAMAAFDHSRPVVASMAVGLARAAMEHAANYAKERKTFGVPLAAHEGVSFMIADMARDIEAARLLTWLAAWTIDQGKRNTLQAAYAKCAAADTAMRVATDAVQVFGGYGFSREYPVEKLMRDAKIFQIYEGTSQIQRLIIAKEIFERS
- a CDS encoding enoyl-CoA hydratase/isomerase family protein; this translates as MNYQFLQIEKQDAIALLRFNRPERLNAFDAEMGQEICAALRALLDDDGVRAVILTGNGKGFCAGADIHYLSELATAKDIARGRVLVESGNEIVTMIHAAEKPVIAAINGPAAGGGAGLTLACDFRLMAQSASLGFTFIRIGLHPDLGCTYFLPRLTGPAKAAELLMSGEMIGADEALKLHLINHIIPDAELLPAAMKRAESLAEKSPLVLRLLKKGLQQSHGQSLDAMLKYEVYAQSLCFESPEAAGAIEKFLASRKK
- a CDS encoding acetyl-CoA C-acetyltransferase, producing MFPEIFILSAARTPCGKFGGAFTELTAPELGAFAAKAALERAKVAPDQINEVIMGNARPAGVGPNPARQIAKRAGVPYEIPAYTVNKACGSSLRALLNAVQTLKCGDAEVLLVGGAENMSRVPYLLMKARWGYRLGNEKLVDGMYQDGFLCPLCGQIMGETAETLVTQYNISREEQDRFAMETQRRCEAARKSHRFDDEIVPVELTTGKGEKKIITADEHPRDGVTLESLAKLPPVFKKDGSVHAGNSSGMVDGAAALVLATEDFVKRNSSPVLARIVGYDTAGVDPAIMGIGPVPAMRALLKKHNLKLEDIDLIELNEAFAAQVLACDRELHFDMSKLNVNGGAIALGHPIGATGARITVTLVHEMLKRKSRYGISTLCISGGLGIALLVERA